In Triticum urartu cultivar G1812 chromosome 6, Tu2.1, whole genome shotgun sequence, the following proteins share a genomic window:
- the LOC125517307 gene encoding BOI-related E3 ubiquitin-protein ligase 1-like has protein sequence MMQAEKVCTTSREQRQRHISMMISTVVARARKQLEAKDQEIEWIRSVNWALKERIRNLHIEAQAWRNVAQSNETVANVLRADLQQVLEQQAVRGSGSNDSEDAAGSCWEEKHVAFCREEQEEEEGETPGVDPRVTEVEMCKGCGQSAPVVLLLPCRHLCVCAPCAEAAQVCPSCICVKTGSISVNFS, from the coding sequence ATGATGCAGGCGGAAAAGGTGTGTACAACTTCAAGGGAGCAGAGGCAGAGGCACATTAGTATGATGATATCCACCGTGGTGGCCAGGGCGAGGAAGCAGCTCGAGGCCAAGGACCAGGAGATCGAGTGGATCAGGAGCGTGAATTGGGCACTCAAGGAGCGCATCAGGAACCTCCACATCGAGGCTCAGGCGTGGCGCAACGTTGCGCAGTCCAACGAGACCGTGGCCAATGTTCTCCGCGCCGACCTTCAGCAAGTGCTCGAGCAGCAAGCGGTTCGTGGCAGTGGCAGCAACGACAGTGAGGACGCCGCCGGATCGTGCTGGGAGGAGAAACATGTGGCTTTTTGCAgggaggagcaggaggaggaggagggtgagacaccaGGAGTGGACCCCCGAGTGACAGAAGTCGAAATGTGCAAGGGGTGCGGGCAGAGCGCCCCTGTTGTGCTACTGTTGCCGTGCAGACACCTCTGCGTGTGTGCGCCATGCGCAGAAGCGGCACAGGTATGCCCATCGTGCATATGCGTCAAGACTGGTAGTATCAGCGTCAACTTCTCGTGA
- the LOC125516523 gene encoding probable BOI-related E3 ubiquitin-protein ligase 3, with product MVDAKSLHQIILDTGHHQPAADQGFTAGASAAAMPMSGPLPPPPLGLRLDGGQEMATNKRTHHQQSSMLGAAQAQQQPIVVDHNLRNHAEKVCTTSREQRQRHISMMISTVVARARKQLEAKDQEIEWIRSMNWALKERIRNLHIEAQAWRNVAQSNETVANVLRADLQQVLEQQAVRGSGSNDSEDAAGSCWGEKHVAFCREEQEEEEGETPGVEPRVTEVEMCKGCGQSAPVVLVLPCRHLCVCAPCAEAAQVCPSCICVKTGSISVNFS from the exons ATGGTCGATGCAAAAAGTCTGCACCAGATTATCCTCGACACTGGCCACCACCAACCCGCCGCGGATCAAGGGTTCACCGCGGGTGCCTCCGCCGCTGCAATGCCTATGAGTGGGCCTCTACCGCCGCCGCCGTTAGGTCTCAGGCTCGACGGTGGTCAGGAAATGGCCACCAACAAGCGGACGCACCACCAACAATCGTCGATGCTTGGTGCAGCCCAAGCGCAACAACAACCGATCGTTGTTGATCACAACCTGCGCAATCAT GCGGAAAAGGTGTGTACTACTTCAAGGGAGCAGAGGCAGAGGCACATCAGTATGATGATATCCACCGTGGTGGCCAGGGCGAGGAAGCAGCTCGAGGCCAAGGACCAGGAGATCGAGTGGATCAGGAGCATGAATTGGGCACTCAAGGAGCGCATCAGGAACCTCCACATCGAGGCTCAGGCGTGGCGCAACGTTGCGCAGTCCAACGAGACCGTGGCCAATGTTCTCCGCGCCGACCTTCAGCAAGTGCTCGAGCAGCAAGCGGTTCGTGGCAGTGGCAGCAACGACAGTGAGGACGCCGCCGGATCGTGCTGGGGGGAGAAACATGTGGCTTTTTGCAgggaggagcaggaggaggaggagggtgaGACGCCAGGAGTGGAGCCCCGAGTGACAGAAGTCGAAATGTGCAAGGGGTGCGGGCAGAGCGCCCCCGTTGTGCTAGTGTTGCCGTGCAGACACCTCTGCGTGTGTGCGCCATGCGCAGAAGCGGCACAGGTATGCCCATCGTGCATATGCGTCAAGACTGGTAGTATCAGCGTCAACTTCTCGTGA